TTTGAGATATGGAGTTTAGAACCTCCGCAAATCATCAGTCGATACCATACAGGGTAATATTGAAATGTTCAAATCGTATGAGCAGTAACTTGTTGATTATTGCTCAATTATAAGAATCCCCCTTCAAATAATCTGAAACTTATGGTAAATTTCgtcaatatttaatattattgattttttttttctaattaaaacaaAAAGGAGGTTTTGCAAGCTCCGGCCGCTAATTCTTAGTGTCCAATCCATCTGAACAATAATATTTTAGCCTAATACCATTAATGGCTGGTCATGTTTTTACAAGCAAaaacacaaaaaagaaaaaagattgcAACGAACTAAATATCAAAGTAAAAAAGAAGATGATCCTACAATCTAAAAACTGCTGCTAATTTGCATAACGTTGCTGATCATTAGCCAGTCGAATGGTATGAAAGGGTGCCCAAAATAGTTGCAACTTCCAGTTAATTCAGAAGCAGACATTTTCTTACTGTGACATCaccaataactaaaattttcatGCCACAAATGATGGTGTTAAGTTTTTGttataagaaaaagaaggaaaggaaagtaaaggaaaggaaaggaaagggaAAGGAAGGGAAGGGAAGAAGGTGAAGGAGAATAATTATAAGAACAATTACCAAGATATATATTCTTGAAGTTAGGATGACATATCCTTGAATTAAGTAGACACTTAATCCctccttaaaaaaataatatttttcttaatttaaagaTAATATCCTTAATTGTCACACATTTCATTTTAAGAATGCCTTGTTTGGATGATGTTTTTCATAGTTATATAATGTATTGTTCTATAAATAATCATTATCGGAAAGACTatgattttttatgattaaattacatgattctataaaaatttataaattatttaaacactaAAGTGGTGGTTTTGCAttgttataataaatttatttcttattttatctCGTATAAGACCAATTTATTTTTACcgtaattatttactttaactaattaaatcaaTTTCTTCGGTTTAATAATCACCCTCATTAATATATCATCTAAATATCctattatcattaaatatttaatatattaaatacttcttaaaaaaaattggcCAGCTGTTTgtgaattgaaataaatataaaatatatattaaattattaaaaataaaaattaatgattaaattgtatgaaaaaaatgaatgaagatatttaagtaatttaattattatttagagcAATACTACACAATCAAATTAAACAAATAATGGATATAAAACTATGATTAACTAtgtaatttttgaaaatgttgTACAAcacaatatattataaaaacaatatcatagaaaacaaaatattaatgaaataatgaCAAAACACCATCCAAACAAAGCCTAAATGATGAATATAAAACATGAAATGCAAGTATCACATGATTTCAAGTTTCAAATCTGGATAGCCAACCTGTGCTTTATGCCTCTCGAAGAGATCTTGAAGTGCTGTAATGAACTGATTTTGTACTTCCACAACCTGTAAAAACAGTCAAATAGAAATCATATAAAAGAGATTTTGGGTttaaattttcatgagtttccTTTAGCTTTTCGCTATAGAACTAATTGTTTTTGCACAGCCCTGTAAAGGAGAGCTATAAATGCATGTAGAGCAGGAAATCTCATTAGGATTCCGCAACTTCAGTTATAGCAAAAAGTATGGGTAATTTTCATCCACGTCATTGAATTTGAATATTTGTTTTAGTACCAtcatgaaattaattttatttcgtAAAATTTCTGAATCTGCTAAGTTCCGGATGATGCTAGCTAATACACTAAACCCACGCAATGAAGCTGCAAGCATACCTCTTCCATTTTAGGCTGCGGATTTTTCCTCACCTCAATTGGTTTACCCACCACAACATGAATTGGACGTTGATAGGGAATTGGAGACCTGGAAATGAACAAATATTACAAAGTATAAATCAGATTCTCATACCAAACATACAACAAATCTTTCTAATTCCCACTAGGCGGCTACAACAATTCAATCCGAATGCTAATGAAAAGAATTACATAATGATATTTACCCAAGAATTCCCCAGAAGAAAAAAGGGGCAAACTTAATAGTTCTCGCAATTTTTACGAATAACTTGCCACCAGGTTTCCACCAGTTGAACACACCTGACTGCACCAACAATAAGAAAAAtcttcaattttattaatttaaaatatatttattttattcctcTTTTATAttcaacaaataaaaatatataaatatggaCTCGCATATTTAGCCTAATTTAAGATCTCAAATTTTACTCCCCAATCTCCTAtcctcatttaaaaaaaaaaaatctctaaacATTTCATTCTTTTACAATTTTAtcctttttaatttaatctaacttattaatattcataacaattctaatttatttatatttcttttacgtaattgaatattaataaggataagatttttttctaaaaaattatttatttaatgattagaaaattaaaaagattttatttaaaaaataaataaaaaataatagtattATTTATAGAGGAAAAATATACAAAACGTAATATAgcttattattttttgtatggATATAGATGTAGTTAATGAATTTAgatttcataataataaataaattttcaactTAATAAAATCTCAATTTATCCAATagtaataaagaaaaataggaaaaaaatttcaaaaatttataaaaattttaaaaatgtaatgcTAAATAAAGATAGTACCACTTTTTCTAGGGTTTAGCTTTAAATCATTACAATAAGGAAACGTGCTTCGCATGTAGCATACACacaagaaaaaggaaagaagaaatACTTGACCAAAGCAGAAAACTGGAACCAATGGTTTGCCAGTCTCCATAGCTATTCGGATAAATCCTCTTCTGCTTTTAAGAAAAGCAATCTGCAAAATCAACATGCTTGATTTTAGACTATACCAGTGACGGTCAGTTGGATCAGGCAGAAATCCCAAGTCCAAAACTTGCAAAGCCAAGTGAATacaacaagaaaaagaaaaaaaaaattgtgtagAGAGTAAGGCGTAAGACCTCATTATCATGCTTGGTATAACATGTTTCTTGGGTTCCACCAGGCACCAAGACACAACTATACCCAGCTTCCAAGAGGGATGTAAAATTTTCCTTCGTTGCAGCTCTAACACCACACCATGTCcataaatgccttagaaatgGAGTGATGAACACCTAATCATTGGCAAAAAGACACAAGCTCGATGAAGACCTTATTAAAATATACAAGGGCAAGGCCACAAGAACTAAGGATTACAAAGTCTTACGGCGCTGCTTGCAAGGATCTTTATTTTTGGAAGAGGCATCAAACCCATAGAGTCTGAAAATATTCCCAGACCAGAGGGAATAATTGAATGTGGCTCATAACCAAACACTGCACCAGAAACGAAATAACACTGTTGAGTACCAAAAACGTTGACAAATTGCTTGGCCTACATGACTAGAAAGGTAACTTTTTCCCAAAAAGGGGCAAAAAAAGACAACCAGCAGAAACATCAAAGCCCGAGGTAACAGAAGCTAAACAACGAAAGATATTTACAACCTATACAATCCTATTAAGTACAAAAAAGAGTGAAAAAAATCAACCCTTTGAGATAAATTGAGAACTAGATGTCGAGGAAGTTTCAGAACTGAATTTATATGATTCAAGTAAATGGTTATGAACAGGGAAAAGCTGAAGTCAGAAAGCAGAGCAACGAACCATAAGCACGAGCAGAATGAAAGGCATTGATGTCTTCAACATGAAGAAAGACGGGAAAATGACTGGCCATATGCTTAACTAAATACCTGAGTGTAGAGAAAAAGCATGATCAGTTAGTAGCAAGTAAAAAGTTTAACAAAGATGAGCAGAAGTAGGTACCTGGCCAAGCGCCGGCCAAAGTTGCTGGTTTCGTCGATCGGAATGAACATCAACAGCAATTGAAATCCAAAAAAGCTGAGAACGTATAATTTCTTGT
The Manihot esculenta cultivar AM560-2 chromosome 1, M.esculenta_v8, whole genome shotgun sequence genome window above contains:
- the LOC110629253 gene encoding diacylglycerol O-acyltransferase 2 isoform X2 produces the protein MLEKMNGNNDNQEVTIFNSREICPTSLFHSILAFTIWTAGIHLNFLLFFIPLLFLPFSKFLLNFGRRLARYLVKHMASHFPVFLHVEDINAFHSARAYVFGYEPHSIIPSGLGIFSDSMGLMPLPKIKILASSAVFITPFLRHLWTWCGVRAATKENFTSLLEAGYSCVLVPGGTQETCYTKHDNEIAFLKSRRGFIRIAMETGKPLVPVFCFGQSGVFNWWKPGGKLFVKIARTIKFAPFFFWGILGSPIPYQRPIHVVVGKPIEVRKNPQPKMEEVVEVQNQFITALQDLFERHKAQVGYPDLKLEIM
- the LOC110629253 gene encoding diacylglycerol O-acyltransferase 2 isoform X1, with amino-acid sequence MLEKMNGNNDNQEVTIFNSREICPTSLFHSILAFTIWTAGIHLNFLLFFIPLLFLPFSKFLLFFGFQLLLMFIPIDETSNFGRRLARYLVKHMASHFPVFLHVEDINAFHSARAYVFGYEPHSIIPSGLGIFSDSMGLMPLPKIKILASSAVFITPFLRHLWTWCGVRAATKENFTSLLEAGYSCVLVPGGTQETCYTKHDNEIAFLKSRRGFIRIAMETGKPLVPVFCFGQSGVFNWWKPGGKLFVKIARTIKFAPFFFWGILGSPIPYQRPIHVVVGKPIEVRKNPQPKMEEVVEVQNQFITALQDLFERHKAQVGYPDLKLEIM